CCGGCGCCGCGGCGGGCACGGCGACGGATGCCGCACCTGCTGTCGCGCCGACGGCGGCGAGGAAGACGGCGCGGCGGCCGAGGAGCGGCGGCCTCTCGGCGGGCGCCGGCGCGTCCTGGGCGAGAGCCTGGGCAGGTGGGTCGGTGGTGGGCGCGTGCGCGTGCGCGCGTGACTGGGACACAGGGGGAGCCTTCCGGGTGGGCCGTGCTGACGGGCGCGGTCGGGTCGCGTCGATCCGCTCCCCCGAGCACCGGACGCCCCACGCTGGATAGGGCAAGGGTGCGGCCTGCTGCCGCCCGGAGCGTACCCCCAGTTCGGGGAGGCGCGATCGCCGTCTCCACGGGGCCCGGATCCGCGTGCGCATGGGGATCCCGTCGCCTGCCGCGCGACGGCCACGGCGGAGCCGATGCGATGCTGGGCGCATGAGCATGCAGGCCGACGAACTCGTGATCGCGATGCTGACCGCCGAGGAGACGAGCGAGCGCTACGACCTGCTGAAGTCCGCGCTCGAGGAGCACGACGACCGCGGAGTGCAGTACCTCTCGGGCGTCGTCGGACGGCTGCTCGCCTACATCGACGGGCTGCGCGAGCCCGAGGAGAACCGGATCGCGCTGGAGCTCTACACGCAGCGGGTCGCGCTGCAGTGGGCGCAGGAGGACGAGGGCTAGAAGCCCGTCGCGCGGATCCCCCAGCTGAGGATCCACTCCTCGCCGGGCGCGAGGCGGCGCACGCCGACGCCGGAGTTGAAGGCGTCAGCGGGCGCGGTCATCGGCTCGATCGCGACGGCCTGGCGCCCGTGGGTCGGGAACTCGCGCGGCGTGTAGACCTGCAGGAAGCCGAAGGACGCGTCGGCCCAGAGCTCGACGCCGCGGCCGTCGGGCGCGGTGAGGCCGTGGCGGCTCGTGCCGTCCTCCACGTGGACGTCGCCGTAGCCGGTGTTGAGGTCGAGGTCGCCGACGACGCGTCCGGTGCGGAGGTCCTCGGCGGCGCCGTCGACCGGGTGGTCGGCGACGGGGATCAGCGCGTCGTCGACCTCGGACCACGTGTCGGCGCGGACCGTGAGCGTGAGCTCCGCGGAGGGGACGCCGCCGATCGCGAGGTACGGGTGCGCGCCGACCGCGACGGGGGCAGCTGCTGCGGAGTCGTTGCGGATCCGGTGCGTGACGACGAGCCCGTCGTCCGTGAGCCGGTAGGTGACGGAGGTGTCGAGGAGGAACGGGTAGCCGTGCTGCGGGAAGACGGTGGCGGAGAGGGTCACGCGGTCGTCGCCGCGGTCGGACGCCGCGTAGCCCGTGTTGCGGAGGAGCCCGTGCGACGCGTTGCCGAGCGACGGCTCGGAGACGTCGAGCGC
This genomic interval from Clavibacter michiganensis contains the following:
- a CDS encoding aldose 1-epimerase family protein, yielding MRPVTGEQHHLVHAGPSGELRATVVQLAAAIRGLTLDGVDLVEPYGDVVVAPMGAGMVLVPWPNRIRGARYDLDGKAQALDVSEPSLGNASHGLLRNTGYAASDRGDDRVTLSATVFPQHGYPFLLDTSVTYRLTDDGLVVTHRIRNDSAAAAPVAVGAHPYLAIGGVPSAELTLTVRADTWSEVDDALIPVADHPVDGAAEDLRTGRVVGDLDLNTGYGDVHVEDGTSRHGLTAPDGRGVELWADASFGFLQVYTPREFPTHGRQAVAIEPMTAPADAFNSGVGVRRLAPGEEWILSWGIRATGF